The Penicillium oxalicum strain HP7-1 chromosome IV, whole genome shotgun sequence genome contains a region encoding:
- a CDS encoding Mitochondrial division protein 1, whose protein sequence is METHRRDDSPSGLSDIVEGEGLLGTGITTRHIEAFGRKVTSTAGHLIGPGDQSHGSHYHNAMSDIHRELRRPTAQRKVFSLTQTTPTDLMRSKLSTSEIQSRALSSLPDDLLANIPEDTSSYSLFQGFQASVPEEEPSTKKHRRRSSKAQKALKDNEKAGMLKAGPTALKEERKALARRLDLMGIRKNMCSAEIHEIDNKIANLHKMRQIVLDRLAGLEMDEAAMEVEITELDNKLEDLQEEETPEVSSPVDTPKSSEATGDTATPTVDPAMDASFMSESIYEKLPTSSPRSLRHRSIRKRSMPILHEHFAPGSLIKEIEAHTDMVTAIDFDYPFGTMVSAALDDTVRVWDMNVGRCSGLLEGHHASVRALQVEDNIVATGSMDASVRLWDLSRARPVSRDNRLNKHEREGIDDDEVSTRPIPPSSNLEDCHVFSLEAHVDEVTALHFKGDTLISGSADKTLRQWDLVKGRCVQTLDILWAATQSSASTGGDSHWRPSGRLPDASADFVGAVQCFDAALACGTADGMVRLWDLRSGQVHRSLVGHTGPVTCLQFDDVHLVTGSLDRSIRIWDLRTGSIYDAYAYDKPVTSMMFDSKRIVAAAGDNVVKVYDKADGHHWDCGAGVGLDEEGPHPATVERVRLKDGYLVEGRKDGTIGAWTC, encoded by the exons ATGGAGACTCACCGTCGCGACGACTCGCCCTCCGGTCTCTCGGACATTGTCGAGGGTGAAGGTCTGCTGGGTACTGGTATTACG ACTCGACACATCGAGGCCTTTGGGCGCAAAGTCACCTCTACGGCGGGACACCTGATCGGACCGGGCGATCAGTCTCATGGCTCTCATTATCACAATGCCATGTCTGATATTCATCGCGAATTGCGCCGGCCCACGGCGCAGCGAAAGGTCTTCTCGTTGACTCAAACGACTCCGACGGACCTGATGCGATCGAAATTGTCCACGTCCGAGATCCAGTCGCGGGCGCTGTCCTCCCTACCCGATGACCTGCTGGCCAACATTCCGGAAGACACCAGCTCATACTCCCTGTTTCAGGGCTTTCAGGCGAGTGTCCCCGAAGAAGAGCCGAGTACAAAGAAGCATAGGAGGCGAAGCTCCAAGGCTCAAAAGGCGCTCAAGGACAATGAAAAGGCCGGGATGTTAAAAGCAGGACCAACGGCGTTGAAAGAGGAACGAAAAGCGCTGGCCCGCCGATTGGACCTCATGGGCATTCGAAAGAATATGTGCAGCGCTGAGATTCATGAGATCGACAATAAGATTGCCAATTTGCACAAAATGCGGCAGATCGTGCTTGATCGTCTAGCTGGGCTAGAGATGGACGAAGCCGCGATGGAAGTGGAAA TCACGGAACTCGATAACAAACTAGAGGACCTCCAAGAAGAGGAGACCCCGGAGGTATCCTCACCGGTGGATACGCCCAAATCCTCCGAGGCCACCGGCGACACCGCTACTCCCACGGTTGACCCTGCTATGGATGCGTCTTTCATGTCGGAGTCGATCTACGAGAAGCTTCCAACATCCTCGCCTCGAAGCCTACGACATCGATCGATCCGAAAGCGATCCATGCCAATCCTTCATGAACATTTTGCTCCTGGGTCtttgatcaaggagatcgaGGCGCATACCGACATGGTCACCGCGATTGATTTCGATTATCCCTTTGGGACAATGGTCAGCGCCGCATTGGATGACACGGTCCGGGTCTGGGACATGAATGTTGGTCGCTGCTCAGGACTGTTGGAGGGGCACCATGCTTCAGTTCGAGCCTTGCAGGTGGAAGACAACATCGTGGCGACAGGTTCAATGGACGCCTCGGTGAGACTATGGGATCTGAGCCGCGCTAGGCCTGTCAGCCGGGATAACCGATTGAATAAGCACGAACGGGAGGGAATAGATGACGACGAAGTGTCAACCCGCCCCATCCCACCGTCCTCAAACCTGGAGGATTGCCACGTTTTCTCGCTCGAAGCGCATGTTGACGAAGTAACTGCCTTGCATTTCAAAGGTGACACCCTCATCTCGGGATCTGCAGACAAGACTTTGCGCCAGTGGGATCTGGTCAAGGGTCGCTGTGTTCAGACTCTGGACATTCTGTGGGCTGCAACTCAATCTTCCGCCTCCACTGGTGGGGATAGTCATTGGCGGCCCTCCGGCCGTCTTCCAGACGCATCGGCCGACTTTGTCGGGGCGGTGCAGTGCTTCGATGCGGCCTTGGCCTGCGGTACTGCGGACGGCATGGTTCGTCTATGGGATCTTCGTAGTGGTCAGGTTCATCGAAGCCTGGTCGGACATACAGGGCCCGTGACCTGTCTTCAGTTTGATGATGTCCATCTGGTGACAGGTAGTTTGGATCGTAGCATTCGA ATTTGGGATCTCCGAACTGGATCCATCTACGATGCCTACGCCTATGACAAGCCAGTCACCAGCATGATGTTTGACTCCAAACGAATCGTTGCGGCCGCAGGCGATAATGTGGTCAAGGTTTATGACAAAGCCGATGGCCACCATTGGGACTGTGGCGCCGGGGTTGGTCTCGACGAAGAAGGTCCACACCCTGCCACTGTCGAGCGCGTCCGCCTCAAGGATGGATACCTTGTCGAGGGCCGCAAGGATGGTACTATAGGCGCTTGGACATGTTGA
- a CDS encoding Basic leucine zipper (bZIP) transcription factor atfB, whose amino-acid sequence MSTGHVNPPPLPAGVPIADSFGAVDPSAFSSINPLSSDFLGFPLSDNDHLWGMGSISPNMVAGAWDSKMDSAAFANASLERDLKNAQVRNGQPTPPPYPDQRSQHTSSPEMEPASKRRRARESRAAAASMSPDLDDFPRDGSDKRAKFLERNRLAASKCRQKKKEHTQQLEQRYKEQSEKKEMLVAEIARLRSEILSLKNEVLKHAQCGDEPIKLHLAQMVKKITDHDGASSMGLDKSMQLSRQAETSPIDQMPTPTPTVTTVTTAPTTTTTVGGTTAPSAAVPLALSFGFDDPSHVEPAAAVATDVFEQQFRRASEATMVSEASFAFSADDNFDDLINV is encoded by the coding sequence ATGTCTACCGGCCATGTGAATCCCCCACCTCTGCCTGCAGGTGTTCCCATTGCAGACTCGTTCGGTGCCGTCGACCCATCTgccttctcatccatcaaCCCACTGTCCAGTGATTTCCTGGGGTTTCCACTTTCAGATAACGACCATCTCTGGGGAATGGGATCCATCTCACCCAACATGGTGGCAGGTGCATGGGACTCCAAGATGGACTCGGCCGCCTTTGCGAATGCCTCCCTGGAACGGGATCTGAAGAATGCCCAGGTGCGAAATGGCCAACCGACCCCTCCTCCATACCCAGATCAGCGCTCGCAGCATACGTCCAGCCCCGAAATGGAACCCGCCAGCAAGCGCCGGCGGGCCAGAGAATCCAGAGCGGCGGCTGCCAGCATGAGTCCCGATCTCGATGACTTTCCACGAGACGGCAGCGATAAGCGAGCCAAATTTCTCGAGCGAAACCGGCTGGCGGCCAGCAAGTGCcggcaaaagaagaaagagcacACGCAGCAACTGGAACAGCGGTACAAAGAGCAatcggaaaagaaagagatgcTCGTGGCTGAGATTGCGCGACTTCGCTCGGAGATTCTCAGCCTCAAGAATGAGGTCCTCAAACACGCCCAATGTGGGGACGAACCGATCAAGTTGCACCTGGCCCAGATGGTGAAGAAAATCACCGACCACGATGGGGCCTCCTCCATGGGACTGGACAAGTCGATGCAGCTCTCCCGGCAGGCCGAGACCTCTCCAATAGACCAGATGCCGACACCTACACCGACGGTGACGACGGTGACAACAGCACCAACAACCACAACAACCGTTGGAGGCACGACTGCGCCGTCCGCGGCCGTTCCCCTCGCGCTCTCCTTTGGGTTTGATGACCCTTCACATGTCGAGCCGGCTGCGGCGGTTGCTACCGATGTCTTTGAGCAACAGTTTCGACGGGCCTCGGAAGCGACGATGGTCTCCGAAGCATCGTTTGCGTTTTCCGCGGACGATAACTTTGACGATTTGATCAATGTGTAG
- a CDS encoding 5'-AMP-activated protein kinase subunit gamma: MTKAEDTRPHLAGPLNSIGHAPFVQPSSYLRPPMSSQSERPIDVEERQGLRAIRNFLKVRTSYDVLPLSFRLIIFDTGLSVKESLNILIQNGKSMLSPAIVPLSRWGCDDLLRSWNVLEEGNKLTVKHCWIPTGIVSAPLWDSKASKFAGLLTTSDYINVIQYYFQNPAALDQIDQFRLDSLREVEKALGVAPPETISIDPERPLYEACRRMLESRARRIPLVTNDSQTDRSHVLSVITQYRILKFVAVNVGDTQKLRRPLGELLLGTYNNIATASMDTPVIDVIHILVERSISSVPILNSEGVVYNVFEAVDVIALIRGGVYDDLSLTVGEVLKKRSPEFPGIYTCSLNDGLDTIFDTIRKSRVHRLVVVDEHFKLKGVLTLSDILHYILLEGETDEV; encoded by the exons atgacgAAGGCGGAAGACACTCGGCCTCACCTCGCGGGGCCATTGAATTCCATCGGTCACGCGCCTTTCGTGCAGCCATCCTCGTACCTTCGCCCTCCAATGTCCTCCCAATCTGAGAGACCAATTGATGTTGAAGAGCGACAAGGCCTG CGTGCCATTCGCAATTTCCTCAAAGTGCGCACCAGTTACGATGTCCTTCCCTTGAGTTTTCGCCTGATCATTTTCGATACCGGACTATCCGTCAAGGAGAGCTTGAATATCCTCATTCAAAATGGCAAGTCGATGCTTTCCCCCGCCATCGTTCCCCTTTCTCGATGGGGGTGCGACGATCTTCTCCGATCGTGGAATGTGTTGGAAGAGGGCAATAAGCTGACGGTCAAGCATTGTTGGATACCCACAGGCATCGTTTCCGCTCCACTGTGGGATTCCAAGGCGTCAAAGTTCGCTGGACTTTTAACCACCTCCGACTACATCAATGTCATTCAGTATTACTTTCAGAATCCGGCCGCACTCGACCAGATTGATCAGTTCCGGCTGGATAGTCTGCGAG AGGTGGAAAAGGCTCTAGGTGTCGCCCCTCCGGAGACCATCTCAATTGATCCCGAGCGTCCTCTCTACGAAGCCTGCCGACGCATGTTGGAGTCGCGTGCACGCCGTATTCCCCTGGTCACCAACGACAGCCAGACCGATCGATCGCACGTCCTCAGCGTCATCACTCAGTACCGTATTCTCAAGTTTGTGGCCGTCAATGTCGGTGATACTCAGAAGCTTCGTCGCCCGTTGGGGGAATTGCTGCTCGGTACATACAACAATATTGCAACGGCATCGATGGACACCCCCGTCATCGATGTGATTCACATCCTTGTGGAGCGCAGCATCTCCAGTGTACCAATTTTGAACTCCGAGG GTGTGGTGTACAACGTTTTCGAGGCCGTTGATGTGATTGCTCTGATTCGTGGTGGCGTCTACGATGATCTCAGCTTGACTGTTGGAGAAGTGCTGAAGAAGCGTTCGCCG GAATTCCCTGGCATCTACACATGTTCTTTAAATGATGGACTGGACACCATTTTTGACACCATCCGCAAGTCTCGGGTGCACCGTCTTGTGGTTGTGGATGAGCACTTCAAATTGAAAGGAGTCCTCACTTTGAGTGATATTCTCCACTACATTCTCCTCGAGGGAGAGACTGACGAAGTATGA
- a CDS encoding Arylsulfatase, with product MTKRPNFLIIVADDLGFSDVGCFGGEIRTPNIDRIAQEGLRFTDFHAAAACSPTRAMIMTGTDHHIAGLGNLIEWTNISGQNGPKGSAMSTAPQRGMPGYEGYLNERVVALPELLRDAGYHTVMSGKWHLGLTPERSPHKRGFVRSFAHLPACSNHYAYEPQLRDEDHIPTFIEASYIALHMEDGSYVRHLPEGWYSSDGYGDKMVDYLREWKESGGSSGPGGQADRPFFAYLPFTAPHWPLQAPRAYIDHYRGVYDQGPDVLREKRLQRLRELGLVRQDVVPHPVDADEVKSWEEYTPEEKKKSSTAMEVFAGMVECIDHNVGKVVDYLREIGELDNTFVCFMSDNGAEGAAYEAYPMVKNGVMPHLQKYYDNSLENLGNGNSFIWYGPRWAQAATAPSRLYKAYTTEGGVRVPFTCRFPKHINIQPGDTTPAAGGITDQFATVMDLAPSILEMAGVQHPAPGTYQGREVVTMRGRSFYPWATGSTERIHPTDFIQGWETCGRAALRCADWKIVFIPKPKGPERWQLYNLAQDPGEINDLADREPDILQKLLKLWDQYVIETGVIPLCPDLGDFLEATDAQMPENAWMEFDYWKQGARDEPEKFTRQPPRFQRVVRQF from the exons ATGACCAAACGCCCCAActttctcatcatcgtcgcAGACGATCTAGGGTTTTCTGATGTGGGATGCTTTGGCGGCGAAATTCGTACGCCGAATATTGATCGAATCGCCCAGGAAGGGCTACGATTCACAGATTTTCACGCGGCGGCAGCATGCTC TCCCACTCGAGCCATGATCATGACCGGTACAGACCATCATATCGCGGGTCTGGGAAACCTGATTGAGTGGACCAACATCTCCGGTCAAAATGGCCCCAAGGGCTCCGCCATGAGTACGGCACCACAGCGAGGAATGCCCGGTTACGAGGGCTATCTGAATGAACGCGTCGTCGCACTGCCCGAGCTCTTACGAGATGCGGGCTATCATACGGTCATGTCGGGGAAATGGCATCTGGGGCTGACTCCCGAGCGATCTCCTCACAAGCGTGGCTTTGTACGCTCGTTTGCCCATCTACCTGCCTGCTCCAATCATTATGCCTACGAGCCTCAGCTTCGGGACGAGGACCATATTCCCACTTTCATCGAGGCGAGTTATATTGCGCTGCACATGGAAGATGGCTCATATGTGCGTCATCTGCCCGAGGGGTGGTACTCGTCTGATGGCTATGGGGACAAGATGGTGGATTATCTTCGTGAATGGAAGGAGAGTGGAGGGAGCTCCGGTCCCGGTGGCCAGGCAGATCGCCCGTTCTTTGCTTATCTTCCCTTTACAGCGCCGCATTGGCCCTTGCAGGCTCCACGGGCGTATATTGACCACTACCGGGGAGTCTACGATCAAGGGCCGGATGTTCTTCGCGAGAAACGCCTGCAGCGACTCAGAGAGCTGGGGCTGGTGCGCCAAGATGTGGTTCCTCACCCCGTGGATGCTGATGAGGTCAAAAGCTGGGAAGAATACAcgcccgaggagaagaagaaatcatccACGGCCATGGAAGTCTTTGCGGGCATGGTAGAATGTATCGACCACAACGTGGGCAAGGTCGTCGACTACCTGCGGGAGATTGGAGAGCTCGATAACACGTTCGTCTGCTTCATGTCTGACAATGGCGCCGAGGGTGCGGCCTATGAAGCCTACCCCATGGTCAAGAATGGAGTCATGCCGCATCTCCAGAAATACTACGACAATAGTCTCGAGAACCTGGGCAATGGCAATTCCTTCATCTGGTATGGCCCTCGCTGGGCACAGGCTGCCACGGCGCCATCTCGTCTGTACAAAGCCTACACCACCGAGGGCGGAGTTCGCGTTCCGTTTACTTGCCGGTTTCCAAAACACATAAACATCCAGCCGGGCGATACCACGCCTGCAGCAGGTGGTATTACCGATCAATTCGCCACCGTCATGGACCTGGCACCTTCCATCCTCGAGATGGCCGGTGTCCAGCACCCAGCACCGGGCACCTACCAAGGCCGAGAAGTTGTCACGATGCGAGGGCGCAGTTTCTATCCCTGGGCCACAGGGTCGACCGAACGGATCCATCCCACCGATTTCATCCAGGGCTGGGAGACCTGCGGTCGGGCTGCTCTTCGCTGCGCCGATTGGAAGATCGTCTTTATCCCCAAGCCCAAGGGCCCCGAACGCTGGCAGTTGTACAACCTGGCGCAGGATCCCGGTGAAATCAACGACTTGGCGGACCGGGAGCCCGACATTCTGCAGAAGCTTTTGAAGCTGTGGGACCAATATGTGATTGAAACGGGGGTGATCCCACTATGTCCTGATCTGGGTGACTTCTTGGAAGCGACAGATGCACAGATGCCGGAGAATGCGTGGATGGAGTTTGATTATTGGAAACAGGGTGCGCGAGATGAGCCGGAGAAGTTTACTCGTCAGCCGCCTAGGTTTCAACGAGTAGTCAGGCAGTTTTAA